From Methanomicrobia archaeon:
GAGCTCAGCGAGCAGCTGAAAGAGCGCTTCACCATCTGGATCGCGCTCGTCGCCTGAGCGGGGCATATATTCGAGCTCAAGCCAGGGCTTGATGTGTCTGCTGCCCTCGTAAAAGAGCCCGCTTACGATCGTATGCTCCTGGATCTGCAAGCGGAAAGAGTATACGCTCGCGAATGCGCCTGGCTGCACCGCTCCCACCTGCAGCGTGTGCGCACCCACCCGTCTGCCCTGTAACGCGTAGAGCGGATTTGCGGTTTCTCCTGCTCCTCCTCCTTCAGTCATCTCAGTTCCTCCAACCTAAAACCTGACGACTCGCACTGTTCTTATGCCGCCACCGGGTTCTGCAGCCTGCTCGTTTCGCCTGCACGGGTCAGAGTGGCCGCCCCACGACCGTCAGGTACACCACGCTCTCGGCCACACCGTCAACGTCCACCAGCGCGTTCACGTCCTCATCATAGAGCGCACCGATCTGGCAACTCCCGAGCCCCAGCCCCACGGCCGCCAGAGCCACGTTCTGCGCTATATGCCCTGCATCTAAATACACGTACCGGTACGCACGCTGCTGGTACTTCCACGTCGACCGCGCAAAAACAGCCGTCCAGATGAAGACCACCGGTGCATGGTACGCCATCTCCTGATCGAGCGCAGCCCGTGCAACAGCCAGGCGGAAATCACCCGTACGGAGTTGCTCCAGCTCGTGGCTAGCCACCGCATAATGATATACCCCCGGCTTAACGTCCGCAACGGCGTTCACGACTATATACGTCTCCACGGGGTACAGCGCGCCCGCGGACGGCGCGGTTCTGAACGCATAGCCCTGTTGCACCGTCGTGACACCCTGCGCCGCCCACAGGAGTTGCGAAAGCTCCGCTTTCGTCATCGGCTCCCCGGTGCTGAAATGCCGCACACTTCGTCTCTTTTCTAAAACCGACCACAGCGGTGCACCGCCCGCGTGATCAGGTTCATCGAGCTCCACCCGTGGCGCCGAGGGGTACTCCTTATACGTCTCTGGTTTCCGTCTCCAATCAAGCTGCCAGGCGGGCAGATGACCGCGTTGATACTTCAGCTCCTGCTGGAACCGATCGCCAATACCGCCACTCCTTTCTCCACTCACCATAACTCCTTCACCTCGCCTTTTCGCCCTCATGCCACCTCTGTTTCCGGAAAAGAGCGTACATTTATTAGCCGCCTGCACCGTATATACCTACGCCATGGTGACCACACTCGGGATCTATCAGGCGCTCCTGCTTACCACGCTCGCCGCGCTCGCCACGGGCATTGGCAGCCTCATTGCCTACCTCATTCCCAAGCCGGATAACCGCTATCTTTCGATCAGTCTCGGCTTTGCCACCGGCGTCATGATCTTTGTGGCATTCGTGGACCTCTTCTGC
This genomic window contains:
- a CDS encoding SagB/ThcOx family dehydrogenase — translated: MVSGERSGGIGDRFQQELKYQRGHLPAWQLDWRRKPETYKEYPSAPRVELDEPDHAGGAPLWSVLEKRRSVRHFSTGEPMTKAELSQLLWAAQGVTTVQQGYAFRTAPSAGALYPVETYIVVNAVADVKPGVYHYAVASHELEQLRTGDFRLAVARAALDQEMAYHAPVVFIWTAVFARSTWKYQQRAYRYVYLDAGHIAQNVALAAVGLGLGSCQIGALYDEDVNALVDVDGVAESVVYLTVVGRPL